Genomic window (Geotrypetes seraphini chromosome 6, aGeoSer1.1, whole genome shotgun sequence):
AGGCAGTTTGAATGTTAGGGAATATCTTCGTCCATATGGTGGGGCGAGACTTATCCTTTGTgcatattaaaaatttaaaaaaaggagaagTCTTTACAAAGCTCACTAAAAAGCTGTATGCCCATGGACAAAACCAACCCAAGTGTTCATCATGATGAAacttattcattttatattgttTCACATCTAAAAGAATTTCAAAGGTTGAGAGATGAAATTTCAAACAGTTGCTCTTCAGCTGTTTCAGTTGAATGTCCTGAGAGCTGAAAACAGGTTTTTGATGCCCAAATGTGTACAATGACTATGTATGAAATTTATTTACATCCAGGGGCTTTAGTTTAAGAACAATTTTATACACTGCAGCCACTTTAAAACCATGTTTGCTTCAGTGTTCAAGGAATGGTGTTTAAAACTCTTACAATTCAACTGTAAACAGCTCTCGGTTATTAATTAGCTCAAAATCCCTTAGACAGGTTCCCTACAGGCAAACATATCTGCAGAAGAAAATagagaacatgatggcagaaaaagatcaTAACGGACAATCCATAGCATCTGTTTAGCTTTCCTCAGTGCTTGTCCAATGCCTTCTTGAGTTCCAATACTATCCCTGTCTTTACTACtgtttctgtaaaaaaaacatttccttaaGGTGTAGAAAGAGCCTCCCTCCTATACTTTTATTTGCCATGATAGCTGGTAAGTTGGTTTTGACTAGGTACCAGTTAACAATGTgataaagagaaaacaaaaagcaGATGAAAAGTTGCATGACCTTGTGACATCACAGGCCATATAGTAGCTAGGACAGAACCAACAGAGGCAATGGTATCAGGCTGGTAGTAGCTCAGTACTGTCCTCATGGGCTTCAGCTGGCCAGCAGTGAAAGTCCAGAGACTGAATGCTATTGCTGAATAATTATGCAGCAGTTTACATGAACCCTTGAGAAAACCAGTAattgtggcgaaacgggtcccatcgggCTGTGGCTTCCTGCAACATTTAAGATAAGTACCTTGAAGATAATGAACATCATTCACATGAATATGGTTTTAATGAAGAAGATTTTAAGATAAATCATTAATATAATTATTAAAATtactatacacttccccctccatattgcggtttccgtatctatGGATTCATTTATTCCcgattttaaacctaaaattcctttttctttttttcgatcttcccacgctcctgccccgtgcagatcgctcacagaatatggctcgagagactacgggagctcaaggtagccatttcctgtgagcgatcggcatggggcaggagcgtgggaagatcgttcctgccccaaaaacccgctagatcaCCATGTAAGGTttaaggggggctttcagggcttaaaatagatgggggaagcgggggttaggggtaaaaccggcccgaatattatttgcggttttttaatatttgtgggccggctctgcccctaaccaccgcaaatacggagggggaagtgtaagtaaaaaataaataaaataggaagaAGGAGGTTTTTCAGGATTAATGAATGAAACATGGAACCTTGTCAGACTTGGCTGAGGTTTATTGCCCGTCACCAAGCAGGTTtgtgagatccttttcctcctccTGTTTATACCCTATGTTTTGAAgagtgagatttttttttatcaatttGGAGTTTTTCCGGTTGGTCTCACTCACCATCTTCAGTGTATATCGGTGTAAAATAAATTGGGTCGTAAAAAGTAATAGAAGAAGGAAGAAAGGTCCAAAAACAGCAGTTGAGAAATTATATAGTATAAAGGAAGGGTTAGCAAAAGAAGAAAGGAGCAAACTAAGATTTGTCGAGCAGCATGGGTAGGAAAACAAAAATATGTTGGGAGAGACTGAAATCTGCAAAAGGGGAGACAAATAGAGTGCCATTGAGGACTGTCAATGTGGAGATTAAAGTCACGAAGTATAATAAGGATGGCCAACTTGGTCACAACTTCAAACAAATGATTGGGTAAGATTGTCAGAGTTTTCAGAATTAAATAGCAGCGGGAAATGGATAAGAATATGTAAAGGAGGATTGGTGACACTTTGCCCTCCTTTTGGGCAATCGtctgcatgctctgctgctgttgGAGCGGAGGGACGTATGTCACAGCCTTTGCCGCAAACCGCAGTTTCTTCAGGTTTGGGACCCCTATCTCCAATCCTTATCACTGAGGGCTCGGAGTGACATTTTGAATACCTTGTAAACCTCTCAAGGGCCAAGGTTCTGAGGATTGTTAGTGCAGTGGTGTCCATGGTGCGTGAGAGGACacaattttcccttttttttcttctctctctctacttccttcttttcttccttttttggtcCCTCTGttggtctgtctttcttttttggtctgtcttcttggggggggggggcgctgggaATAAGGTTTCACTTATTGGCAGTGGGCTACTGCATTGTGGTTCATCTTTTGTTTCTGGGGCGGGGGTAGGGACTGAGATATTGGGTTTAGTTATTCTGTAACTGGTTTTCTTTCACGGTTGATAATATGTTGGTTGgatttttttcttgaaaataaaaattgattcaacataaaaaaatatgtaaagGGGTCTGCaaaggtattttttaaaaaaggagataTTCTGGATATGAAATAGAATACATTTATTTAGTTGGAAGAGAATCAAACACAAAAATTGCAACCCCTCCCCCACGATGAGAATTTCTACAGGCAGAATATACTGAATAGTTTGCAGGGAGACACTGTGAGAATGGGTTTTCCACCCCTACTCATCCAAATCTGTAATACAGCAAAGAATTGGTTTGGAGGTTAAGAATAAATCATGAAAACCAGTAGTTTTCTGTCTAACAGATCAAGACGTCAGTTAACAAAAAAGTGATTTAGAGGGTGATGAAATAATGATGGTTTGAGAGGGAAGGGCAGTCGACACAGATAACTGGTgataagggagaaggaaaaaccTTTTAGGAAAAGAATCTTTAGATATATAAGGAAATATACGATGGCCCCAGTGCAATGAGATTGGAAAAAAATAGAACAGAAGACATATTTAAAAtggtaacataagaattgccatactgggacagaccgaaggtccatcaagcccagtatcctgtttataacagtagctaacccaggtcccaagtacctagctacagCCCAAGTAGtaataggaataagcagtggatttccccaagccatctcaaaaatggcctatgtacttctcttttaggaaattatccagacaTTGCCACTGAAAACTGGCTCTGACCACTATGGCTGTCTGGTTAGTGCCAGGGTGGACTGTGGGCAGAGCCAGTCTTAACCATTAATGACAATATTCAGTTTGCTAATTGGTTAAGTATAGGCAATGAAAACgctatcctaactttatccaTCAAACTAACAGCACACCAGTGTGAATGTCAACTAGTACTTGGTTAGCTTCCAGGTGACCTCTataatctggatattcaatgcaggtGCCCAGACCTGGCCCGTCATTGACTATCTGGGTCAGTGACTTAAAACCCGATGGACTACCATGGGCTGAATATCGACCCCCATTATTTTTAATCCATTAAATTGAGCAAATAAATTGTAATTATATATTAAAATTTGCATCATGTAGCGATTGTCACACACAATTGATCTAGATGCCAAAACCTTTGCACATAACTGTAAATACATACATGCTATATGAGCAACAATTGATTCAATGTATCTGAGTATATAACCCACTTACCAATCCCAAAATGCTCATTCCACATGGTGTGTAGACCAATGGTGGAAGCAGCAAGGTACTTCTTGAGTTCTTCAAAgggaatatttattttaaagtcCACACTGACACCTAACTCTTTGCAAAGGTTTTTAAGCTGAGATACCCTCTGCTCGTCTTCTTTGTTCCGACAGCCTCCAATTAAGATGAGCTTGATTCGTGCCTTCTGCTCGGCACTCTTCTCATTCAGAAAGGTGCTGAATGCTCGGATCTGCAGGGCATGGTCCTTTTCTGGCCTGAACTGACCCACAGATACAATGGAATGCTCTGTCTGAGTCTCCTCATTTAGCTCAACATCAAGGAACATCTGCACATCACAAGGTGGATATACAATACAAGTGCGATCTCCAGCCTGCCACAGACACAGAATGTGGTTCAGGGTCCATGTAGAATTGACCATGATGATGTCGCTACAAGACCCAACCCACCCATATATGTAAGCAAACATATAATAATAGGCCAGTTTCACTTTGCTAAGGACAGGATGGTTGGTAATGAAAGCAGCATTGTTAAAGCGGGCATCTTGATTTCGCACCACAGAGAGCATGTCAGTACTTATGGTAGGATAGTGAACGTAACAACCCACACGACAGTTTCCGAGATACTTAAAGAGAGGAAGTGTGAAGGCAAAGCCCATGGAGTCAATATATATGTCAGGTACACATTTTACAAGGGCCTCCCAACCAAGGAAGATGGAACCAAGGCTTTGGCCTAGTAAGGTGAAATGGGGGTAGAGCTGAGCTTCCACTAAGTAGCGCTTTTCTAGGAAAATGAATTTCACAGGCTGAGTCAGCTTTATATTAAATCTTCTGAATGCACCATTGATAATCTGCTCTCCGATGATATCTTTATCACCCGTGTAAACAACATAAGTGGCATCTTTGTACCTGTAAAGATTAAAGAAGTTTGAATGAAGTTCTTTCCACAACAGGAAAACTCAATGGCTATGGTAACAAAGACCCATTTTCAGATTGTTAGATTCAATAGGTAAAGCACCAGGAATACAGGTTTAGTTAAATACTTACAATATTTGCTAATTTATGCACTGCATGTATAAGTTAAAGCAGCACTGCCATTTACAGCAAGCGTTGCTAGAATACCCAAAACATTTCAGTGGATGTTACAGTATATAAACCTACGGTTTGGCTGATCCTTTCAATTCCAGACTACCATACTATCATCTTCATTTGCCTCACACAGTGTTACTCTGATCTTTGGGAGATGTTCCCACATTCATACTGTCCTGTCATGTAAATGAAAAGCTACATAGAAGCCTTCTGAGAAAAATGATCAAACGCTTTGGTAGGACTGAATCTTCCAGCTTTTCACTTTTGTGATTACCAAAGTCAGCTAGTTACAGAATCCTAAACTAATGCTCTAAGATGAAATGTAAATCAAAGAAACTTAAATGGCAGAAAAATAAACATTTGGCAGGCATACGCCAAAAATATAGGTTAAGACTCACATCTCCTCTACCTCTCACCATTCTATTTTGCCCTCCTCTCTACTATTTGcttttccaccattctctcctCTTCATGATCTCCATTTCTCATTCCTTCATCTTTCTCTCTATCCATCTGCTTCTTAACTTTCCTATGTGTGAAAACTGTGGTATTAGCAGTTGACTCTGGGGGAGATTTATTAACCTCAGCAACCATCTGTGATAGGAGGCAATTAAAGTTAACATCATTATCACATCATAGATTGTCATGCCCCACTAAAGGTTTAAGAGTTAAGGAGACAGTTCAATGCTTTCtcaaggttgtggtaagaatggataacgttgctggttttaagaagggtttggacaatttcttggaggaaatgtccataatctgttattgagaaagacatgggggaaaccactgcttgccctggataggtagcatggaatgttgctactccttgggttttggccaggtactagtgacctggattggccaccgtgagaacgggctactgggcttgatggaccattggtctgacccagaaaagctattcttatgttcttataaatctaCTGAAATCAGATTGTGCATACTTTGACAACTTTCCAGTCAGATGTGGTAGAAGGATGCCTTGGTGACCTTTCTCCCTAGACTCTTTCACAGTAATTTCTTTGGGCTGAACTCCACATTATAATCCAAGATTCTACAGTCTTCTTGCAGCAGACAAAACTTGACCTCAGAGCAGTAAAGCAGGCAGAGAAATGGAGAGAATGCAGTCAATATTTCAGCGATTAAGAACAGCAGCAAATGCAATCCCAACTTCACTCATTTTCCTACCCGTGAGATTTCTCTTTCTTCTACTAATCACATTACATTTTGCTGCATGCAGGAAACACTACATAGCAGCAAATCCTTCTGGCTTTTATTTTCTCTCTACGTTTTTCTAGATAAGAGGAAAAGCATTGGTCAGGGCCTTTTACCTGTTGAGTTTAAGCCAACTTCTATGAAATGAGAGTCTGAAAGTATTCTCTGACTGCAAGTAGGGGATTCAGGGGTTTCTAAGTATTCAGccaatatttttaaagaatatatGCACTGTAAACCTAGAGAATCAAAGGGTACTGAAGTTCTGCTCTGAAATGGATAAATCCAATGACTTGGTCATTTGCATTACAGAACGCTAAGATTTGCTTCTCCAGTTCATTATTACATGATTAAGGACTTTTAGAGGTAAGCAATCATATCCCAGGAGCAGGATATGCCTGATACTGCTTCTGCGGAGCTGCCCAACAACAACTTCGTGTGTTAAGAAGGCTAACAACGAAGACCACCAGACACAAGACTGGAGAGTTCAGGGGACTGGCATGAGTTCATAGAGCCTTTTACTTCTGGGTTATCAATTAAAATCCAGCTCACGCTGTCAGTGTTTTAAAGTCATTGCCACCTGGATGCCACCGGATGATTTAGTAATTGGGATGTCTCAGTCTAGCTTCCAGGTGATGAGTATGGCATTAACTGGCAACCCTGCTGCAGACTCAGCAGATAAGCCCCACAGAGGCTGAATTATCTGCTCAGCACATTAGGACAATAGTAAGGAAAAGTTTGTACTCTTGTTGCTTGTACTAAAGAGGGCTCTGTCAATCTGGTACCTTTCCCAaccactaagggcctgattctacagTGTCCTAATCacggatgcctagcgatgcctaattaAAATttggatacaatttttttttaattggcatggtaattgaccacaccattaaaaaccgatttaaaaaaattagttaATTAGTGTTGCGCTGAATACCGCACAGCATCTActggcacctacctgaaaagttaagcatggttaggggcaggcATATCTAGGCATCTGTGTaaggcaccagtaaattaggccaggaaaacacTGGACTAATATCCCGGTGCCTACCACAAGAACACCCAGTGTTTACCACAAGGACACCTAAGcaccgctaagcgtgattctgtatGCAGcatctagcggttgattgacaactgcacctATCAAGCTCTAAATTCATTAGAAAATAGAAACTGTCAATGTACCATCACTAACGGGCCATACGTTTTTTGTCTTTATGAGCAGATCTTGTGACTTCTCTCTGGCAATTAATCTGATACACACACCCATATGAAAAAGTGgcaaaaaattagatgatctgaATCTTCCCCAGCTCCCACCACCACAATCTTCCCCCAACATCTCTATAGTATTTTGAACTAAAGTGAGCAGATACCTTTTCTGAAGGGTTCGTAAGGCGCACCACAGcactctctcccctccaccaCCAGCATTGCAATATGGATGGAAGAAAGCAACCACTAATGGCGTTTTGCAATCTTTTGCTGTGGCTGCAGACTgttctttcttcttttgttttagcCACAGTCGAGTAACCCAGATTAAGCACAGACAAGCAGCTGTACATACTAATAGCCCTGGGATGAACAAAGAAACCAGCAGACTAgaacagaaagaagaaaagaaaatgcaCATAGTTACTTAAACAAAATACCCATAAACAGAAGTTTTACAGATTTTATAGTAACTTCAAACTACAGGGGTTTTTGTCCATTTACTTCAGTCTCCTACCAAATGCCATGTCTGTATTTAGCTAAACTGATTCAAATCCAATTACTATCTGGGacaccagggttcaaatcccactgcttcCACTGACCCTTCTTGTGACTATAGATAAATAACTTTACCCTCTGCCGCCTCATACTGAAATTTAGattttaagccagtggtctccagcGCATGGCCCCAGAGCTCCTCTTCTGCAGCCCTcaattggctgaaatgctcttcaaatccagtaaatgcattaatttctaTCTTAttcacttgatatagtaactgcaaacaatctcttaaaagTATGTTACTCAGGTATCTCGATTATGAAATTTGCAACTGTTGACAATCCAAGATAAAGTGAATTTTataatatatccttgaagtgttgtagaattaatattagtattaatttttaatacctACTCTAAACAAGtaggtcaaggtggtttacaaaattagaactaTGTGGTAAGCTTCAAAACTTTTGGTGGCCCTTAAgagctttctcgtattcacaCTACAGccttttacatgaaaaaggttagaGACCACTGTTGTAAACCTTCCAGGCCAGAAAATactattgtacctgaatgtaactagCCTCAAGCTCAAGTTTCAAAAAGGGTGTGCAATCAAATCTAAATTCAACTTATTTTTCACATTCTGTAAATATGGGAAAGGTCTAAGGAGATTAAACAGGTGCTGCTTTTCTCAGATTACGGTATATTTTGAGTCCAAAGTATG
Coding sequences:
- the ALG11 gene encoding GDP-Man:Man(3)GlcNAc(2)-PP-Dol alpha-1,2-mannosyltransferase — its product is MLSKMASCVCSLFSLLVSLFIPGLLVCTAACLCLIWVTRLWLKQKKKEQSAATAKDCKTPLVVAFFHPYCNAGGGGERVLWCALRTLQKRYKDATYVVYTGDKDIIGEQIINGAFRRFNIKLTQPVKFIFLEKRYLVEAQLYPHFTLLGQSLGSIFLGWEALVKCVPDIYIDSMGFAFTLPLFKYLGNCRVGCYVHYPTISTDMLSVVRNQDARFNNAAFITNHPVLSKVKLAYYYMFAYIYGWVGSCSDIIMVNSTWTLNHILCLWQAGDRTCIVYPPCDVQMFLDVELNEETQTEHSIVSVGQFRPEKDHALQIRAFSTFLNEKSAEQKARIKLILIGGCRNKEDEQRVSQLKNLCKELGVSVDFKINIPFEELKKYLAASTIGLHTMWNEHFGIGIVECMAAGTVILAHNSGGPKLDIVVPYQDSATGFLADSEESYAAAIAHILSLSPQQRLRIRQNARQSVDRFSDQEFETNFLAAVEQLFI